In Sulfuracidifex metallicus DSM 6482 = JCM 9184, a single window of DNA contains:
- a CDS encoding glycogen/starch synthase, giving the protein MLKRIESIWIPDDVKKLWFISFELFKIAGVGGMGNVVYYLSKELATRGYDVTVIMPSHGRHMNGNYRSMLSLMDMGISAEGDRRGIDGKYYHYKVGFEEGKLDGFKLIMVKGLDYNTGKILDSWNIYENAMEKSSLFTKGIERLVFHYMPDNLPDLVHANDWHSVVGAVKLKQVLEDRRVVIPMVFTIHLLNKVSAPWHYPSVDWSGLEDSYHYVWMVSKHSLMKYSYVWDTLAQGSIEKFGCYEADVVSTVSYSYLTYDVYNFVGNWIENKSCVEYNGTDWNVKEAQSLTEKALSTTDRREGRLKLLSSLHNLKVIPDDYTTGNMLWNARRSLGIRDDWTFDDMGEGPMLLFTGRLSFQKGLDLLLRAMKDVVNEVHNARLIALGIPIGDYGLMQDLIDRASELRDNVRLILGRFDYNMYKVFHYISSAFIVPSRWEPFGINAIEAMAVGTPTIAYAVGGLRESVIDLRADQENGTGMLVTPESIGDLAIAIMDSLHLAEGTETKDPSHLSRLRTVKQADVNLWEKVRNNASKRVEEKFTWGSVTNSVLDCYKKALNMAKYRATSSF; this is encoded by the coding sequence ATGCTCAAGAGAATTGAGTCAATATGGATACCTGATGACGTAAAGAAGCTTTGGTTCATTTCTTTTGAGCTGTTCAAGATTGCCGGAGTAGGTGGGATGGGGAACGTAGTTTATTATCTCAGCAAGGAACTGGCGACCAGAGGATACGACGTAACTGTAATCATGCCATCGCACGGTAGGCACATGAACGGGAACTACAGATCGATGCTGTCATTGATGGATATGGGGATATCTGCAGAGGGAGATAGACGTGGAATTGATGGGAAGTATTACCACTATAAGGTAGGCTTTGAGGAGGGAAAACTTGACGGTTTTAAATTGATCATGGTTAAGGGACTTGACTACAATACAGGTAAGATCTTGGACTCGTGGAACATTTACGAGAACGCCATGGAGAAGTCTTCTCTCTTTACTAAGGGAATAGAAAGGCTGGTATTTCACTATATGCCTGACAATTTGCCTGATTTAGTCCACGCTAACGATTGGCACTCAGTGGTTGGAGCCGTAAAGCTGAAACAAGTGCTCGAAGATAGGAGAGTAGTTATACCCATGGTTTTCACAATACATTTGCTAAACAAGGTTTCGGCTCCGTGGCATTACCCTTCAGTAGATTGGAGCGGGTTAGAAGACAGTTACCATTATGTGTGGATGGTTTCCAAACATTCCCTGATGAAGTATTCCTACGTTTGGGACACTCTAGCTCAAGGCTCCATAGAAAAGTTTGGCTGTTATGAAGCAGACGTTGTGTCTACAGTAAGCTACAGTTATCTCACATACGATGTATATAACTTCGTGGGGAACTGGATAGAGAATAAGAGTTGCGTCGAATATAATGGTACTGATTGGAACGTAAAAGAAGCACAGTCTTTGACTGAGAAAGCCTTATCCACAACGGATAGAAGGGAAGGCAGACTTAAGTTGCTCTCCTCCTTGCACAATCTTAAGGTGATTCCTGACGACTATACTACTGGAAACATGCTGTGGAACGCCAGACGTTCTCTAGGTATAAGAGATGACTGGACCTTCGATGACATGGGGGAGGGACCGATGCTGCTCTTCACTGGAAGGCTATCCTTCCAGAAAGGACTAGACCTCTTACTTAGAGCTATGAAGGACGTTGTTAATGAAGTCCATAACGCAAGGCTAATAGCTTTAGGAATTCCTATAGGAGATTATGGGCTGATGCAGGATCTCATAGACAGAGCTTCAGAACTGAGGGATAATGTCAGGCTGATTCTTGGCAGATTCGATTATAACATGTATAAGGTATTCCACTACATTTCGTCCGCCTTCATCGTTCCGTCAAGATGGGAACCCTTCGGAATAAACGCAATAGAGGCTATGGCGGTTGGCACGCCTACTATTGCTTACGCAGTTGGCGGTCTAAGGGAAAGTGTAATAGATCTAAGGGCAGATCAGGAAAACGGAACTGGAATGTTAGTAACTCCAGAGAGCATCGGTGATTTAGCTATCGCCATAATGGATTCCCTTCACTTAGCTGAAGGGACAGAGACCAAGGATCCTAGCCATTTATCTAGGTTAAGAACCGTGAAACAAGCCGACGTTAATCTGTGGGAAAAAGTTAGAAACAATGCATCAAAGAGGGTAGAGGAGAAATTCACTTGGGGGTCTGTTACTAACTCAGTCTTAGACTGTTACAAGAAGGCTCTTAACATGGCTAAATATAGAGCCACTTCATCTTTCTAA
- a CDS encoding thiamine biosynthesis protein ThiS, with amino-acid sequence MKVTVNLIKESRIIEVEIDEGSTVREVLKKIGYIPQGSVVVRGEIPIPEDDKVKDGDFLTVYLVATGG; translated from the coding sequence ATGAAAGTTACAGTTAATCTGATTAAGGAATCTAGGATCATTGAAGTGGAGATAGACGAAGGTTCAACCGTCAGGGAAGTGTTAAAGAAGATCGGTTACATCCCTCAGGGGTCGGTAGTAGTAAGGGGAGAAATCCCAATACCTGAAGACGATAAGGTAAAGGATGGGGACTTCCTCACGGTTTACCTTGTAGCTACGGGTGGTTAA
- a CDS encoding FAD-dependent oxidoreductase yields MKVAVIGGGIIGLFAAYYLKEEEVTIFEKEELGFGSVHAAGLIEPYRFDKINSLSMIKKMLKFRKEGVTTLKEVDKSWLLTLLRELERKPPQDAWDTVREMAAFSLSEYKRMAEERNDFMYKEDGLLEVYSSTQDLEKGLEEERKSPFKNKFEEVDIEGFAGGIFFPELSRLSTESFIERMKKEINAKVVKKEVSHIKEGKIGTRKYDVVIVTAGVNSREFIKVPLTAFRGVGFRVKGKPVLNYPFVHVKRGIAISPLDDHVKLTGGFDADFSAQDRREEILNSSSDLIKIEEIIDIKSGFRPCSPDGFPILGKVGNVIISTGACRLGWSYAPAIGKAAADLVYDRRKDYGYLSRFVKE; encoded by the coding sequence TTGAAAGTTGCCGTAATCGGAGGAGGGATTATAGGTCTTTTTGCGGCGTACTATCTGAAGGAAGAGGAAGTCACGATCTTCGAAAAAGAGGAATTAGGCTTTGGTTCAGTCCATGCTGCAGGTTTAATTGAACCTTACAGATTTGACAAAATAAATTCTCTTTCCATGATAAAGAAGATGTTGAAGTTCAGAAAGGAAGGAGTAACAACTTTAAAGGAAGTTGACAAGTCTTGGCTTTTAACTCTTTTAAGAGAACTTGAAAGAAAACCTCCGCAGGATGCTTGGGATACAGTAAGAGAAATGGCTGCGTTTTCTTTAAGCGAGTATAAGAGAATGGCAGAGGAGAGAAACGACTTCATGTATAAGGAGGACGGTTTGCTTGAAGTTTACTCTTCAACGCAGGACTTGGAAAAGGGTCTGGAGGAGGAAAGGAAATCTCCTTTCAAGAACAAGTTTGAGGAAGTGGACATTGAGGGATTCGCTGGAGGCATATTTTTTCCAGAACTTTCAAGGCTGTCCACTGAGAGTTTTATAGAGAGAATGAAAAAGGAAATAAACGCTAAGGTAGTTAAAAAGGAAGTATCACATATAAAGGAAGGTAAAATAGGAACCAGGAAATATGATGTTGTAATAGTAACCGCAGGCGTGAATTCTAGGGAATTCATAAAAGTTCCGCTTACGGCCTTTAGAGGAGTTGGATTCAGAGTTAAGGGGAAACCAGTGTTAAACTATCCTTTCGTTCACGTTAAAAGAGGAATAGCAATTTCACCCTTAGACGATCACGTAAAGTTGACAGGAGGCTTTGACGCAGATTTTTCCGCTCAAGATAGAAGGGAGGAGATCTTGAACTCTTCTTCAGATTTAATAAAAATTGAGGAGATCATTGACATCAAAAGTGGATTCAGACCTTGCTCCCCAGACGGATTCCCAATTCTTGGAAAAGTAGGAAACGTGATAATCTCCACAGGAGCGTGTAGGCTAGGATGGAGCTACGCCCCAGCAATAGGAAAGGCAGCTGCGGACTTAGTTTATGATAGACGTAAAGATTACGGTTATCTTTCAAGATTTGTCAAGGAATAA
- the pyk gene encoding pyruvate kinase: MIDKLMDNVKTKIVVTLGPSSIDKVQEIANFVDIFRINFAHGDEDSHKLYFEKVRNTMSSVLVDLPGPKLRIGELKDKLILRKGDDVVFSQSDGIPVEDPLFYEAVQENHDILLADGTIRVRITEVEKDKVKGKVLEGGTLTSRKGINIPDAKLKVGLTDNDVKLMKEAINLGADFIGLSFVLSSEDVKRAKSIVADRAWIIAKIEKKEAVDRIKEIVYVTDGIMVARGDLGVEIGLQNLPIAQRRIIRLSKVAGRPVILATQVLESMVNSPIPTRAEVIDVANSIVQGVDAIMLSDETAAGNFPIESVKYLHDTIKAVEPHVRSRRPKGTNNEDDAIALAGVNAADVSSAVAIVVHSRSGSSIVRVSRLRPKQPIIGLCPDESLARRLRLCWGVSPIAIQKAESVNEVIELAERNLIKDLKGKIVLLGGDPAQEEGKTNFLMIMDKT, from the coding sequence ATGATAGACAAACTGATGGATAATGTGAAGACTAAGATCGTTGTAACTCTTGGTCCTTCATCCATAGATAAGGTTCAAGAAATTGCGAATTTCGTTGACATATTTAGAATAAACTTCGCCCATGGAGATGAGGATTCTCACAAGCTTTACTTCGAAAAAGTCAGGAACACTATGTCATCAGTTCTAGTTGATCTTCCTGGACCCAAATTGAGGATAGGAGAGCTTAAGGATAAGTTAATTTTGAGGAAAGGAGACGACGTTGTCTTTTCTCAAAGCGATGGAATACCAGTTGAGGATCCCCTATTTTATGAGGCAGTTCAGGAAAATCACGACATTCTCCTGGCTGATGGAACAATAAGGGTCAGGATAACCGAAGTTGAAAAGGATAAGGTTAAGGGAAAGGTATTGGAGGGAGGTACGTTAACCTCTAGAAAGGGTATAAATATACCAGATGCTAAATTGAAAGTAGGTTTAACCGACAACGACGTTAAGCTTATGAAGGAAGCAATCAACTTAGGAGCTGACTTCATAGGGTTATCTTTCGTTTTGAGTTCAGAGGACGTTAAGAGAGCCAAATCAATAGTAGCAGATAGAGCGTGGATAATTGCTAAAATAGAAAAGAAAGAAGCCGTAGATAGAATAAAGGAAATAGTTTACGTTACAGACGGAATTATGGTAGCTAGAGGAGATCTTGGCGTAGAGATAGGTCTTCAAAACTTGCCAATAGCACAGAGAAGAATAATAAGGCTCTCCAAGGTTGCAGGTAGGCCTGTAATATTGGCAACTCAGGTCTTAGAATCCATGGTAAACAGCCCAATTCCAACAAGGGCAGAGGTTATAGATGTAGCTAACTCGATCGTTCAAGGCGTTGATGCAATCATGTTAAGCGATGAGACGGCAGCGGGGAACTTTCCCATAGAGAGCGTAAAATACTTGCACGATACGATTAAGGCTGTAGAACCTCATGTAAGATCTAGAAGACCGAAGGGAACTAACAACGAGGACGACGCAATAGCTTTGGCTGGAGTCAATGCTGCAGACGTATCCTCAGCAGTTGCAATAGTGGTACATAGCAGAAGCGGAAGTTCAATAGTCAGGGTATCTAGGTTGAGACCTAAACAGCCCATAATAGGTTTGTGCCCTGACGAGAGTCTTGCTAGGAGACTTAGATTATGCTGGGGAGTGTCTCCGATAGCAATACAAAAGGCAGAGAGCGTCAATGAGGTGATCGAATTAGCTGAAAGAAACTTGATCAAGGACTTAAAGGGTAAAATAGTTCTTCTTGGAGGAGACCCAGCACAGGAGGAGGGGAAGACGAACTTCCTCATGATTATGGATAAGACTTAG
- a CDS encoding DUF202 domain-containing protein yields the protein MTSASDHLANERTFLAWIRTGIALIGFGFVIAKFAIFLNLIKGTKGVSISSSVIYGEVLIFMGAITIAYGLYSYVEVEKDLQEGTYRSRKLENGIFAGSIIIIALVMSFLLL from the coding sequence ATGACTTCGGCGTCAGACCATCTTGCCAACGAGAGGACCTTCCTGGCTTGGATAAGGACCGGGATAGCGCTAATTGGATTCGGTTTCGTTATAGCTAAGTTTGCGATCTTTCTGAACTTAATAAAGGGCACCAAGGGCGTATCAATCTCATCTTCCGTAATCTACGGGGAAGTCCTGATCTTCATGGGGGCAATTACAATAGCCTATGGGCTATACTCTTACGTGGAAGTGGAAAAGGATCTTCAAGAGGGAACCTATAGGTCAAGGAAACTTGAGAACGGAATCTTCGCGGGTTCCATTATAATCATTGCTTTGGTCATGTCGTTCTTGCTACTTTAA
- a CDS encoding GNAT family N-acetyltransferase, with translation MELKIRRASMSDLPHLTELYGSLNDDDLYMRFFIYHRVSEEEVKRILAQEDHVTLLAERDDKIVGEGSLFTNGEFSLVVRREHRRMGVGTKIVESLIEEAKARRIKMLIFYTLPNNYPMIAIGRKLGFTLKFDEDEVIGTKVLL, from the coding sequence GTGGAACTTAAAATAAGAAGGGCGTCTATGTCGGATCTTCCGCACTTAACGGAACTTTACGGATCCCTGAACGATGACGATCTATATATGAGGTTCTTCATTTATCATAGAGTATCTGAGGAAGAAGTTAAGAGGATACTTGCTCAGGAAGACCATGTGACGTTGCTGGCTGAACGTGATGACAAGATTGTAGGAGAAGGATCCCTTTTCACTAACGGAGAGTTCAGCTTAGTGGTAAGAAGAGAACATAGAAGAATGGGAGTAGGAACCAAAATTGTAGAGTCGCTAATTGAGGAAGCCAAAGCTAGGAGAATTAAGATGCTAATCTTCTACACTCTTCCTAACAATTATCCAATGATAGCAATAGGAAGAAAGCTAGGTTTCACCCTTAAATTTGATGAGGATGAAGTAATAGGAACAAAGGTTCTGTTATAG
- a CDS encoding transcriptional regulator translates to MGRIVIPCEKATKDVIPAVKVLLIRYLNEGGMTQAEIAKVFDITTADVNYYLHGKRGNTELTKKLEESEEFRGIVKEYAQKVLTKKEETYNLCILCSYARRKILKEKQLCPYEW, encoded by the coding sequence ATGGGTAGAATAGTTATCCCGTGTGAGAAAGCTACGAAGGACGTAATACCAGCAGTTAAGGTTTTACTTATAAGATATCTAAACGAAGGTGGAATGACCCAAGCTGAAATAGCTAAGGTTTTTGATATAACCACTGCAGATGTCAATTATTACCTTCACGGGAAAAGGGGAAATACGGAACTTACAAAGAAACTAGAGGAAAGCGAAGAGTTCAGGGGGATCGTTAAAGAGTATGCACAAAAAGTATTAACTAAGAAGGAAGAGACATATAACCTATGTATACTTTGCAGTTACGCCAGAAGAAAAATATTAAAAGAGAAGCAACTTTGCCCTTATGAATGGTGA
- a CDS encoding arylmalonate decarboxylase produces the protein MPGGRGRIGVVIPAGNAAMEYDLWKMAPDGVTIHFTRMKPTKGCEPTDETQFERELKEVFSLLDDVAEAIIYGRTYGTHKHAHVIKRVATKPLVLPEEEAVNTLRTLEARKIFVATPYIQKRTMEEVNFFKENGFEVTGYDGLNKVRGVDISNTAVFTIYRLVKRNIEAVRKADAVYIACTALATYEASTYLHEDLGIPVVTENAVAMLGALNKIGVKFSPPGFSVCTRRSQIT, from the coding sequence ATGCCAGGAGGAAGAGGTAGGATAGGAGTAGTCATTCCAGCAGGTAATGCCGCTATGGAATATGACTTGTGGAAGATGGCTCCAGATGGGGTCACTATTCACTTCACTAGAATGAAGCCGACCAAGGGATGTGAACCTACGGATGAGACGCAGTTCGAAAGGGAATTAAAAGAAGTGTTTTCCCTCTTGGACGACGTTGCTGAGGCGATAATTTACGGTAGGACTTATGGCACCCATAAACATGCCCACGTAATCAAGAGAGTGGCTACAAAACCCTTGGTTCTTCCAGAGGAGGAAGCAGTTAACACTCTAAGGACACTTGAGGCAAGAAAAATTTTCGTTGCTACTCCTTACATTCAGAAAAGAACCATGGAAGAAGTGAATTTCTTTAAAGAAAACGGATTTGAAGTGACCGGTTACGACGGTTTAAACAAGGTAAGGGGAGTAGACATATCAAACACAGCAGTGTTTACGATTTATAGGCTTGTAAAGCGTAATATTGAGGCTGTAAGAAAAGCCGATGCTGTATATATTGCTTGTACTGCGCTGGCGACGTATGAAGCATCAACTTATCTACACGAGGATTTGGGCATTCCTGTGGTAACCGAGAACGCGGTGGCAATGTTAGGAGCTCTAAACAAAATAGGAGTGAAGTTTTCTCCACCAGGTTTCAGCGTTTGCACCCGGAGATCACAGATCACCTAG